In a genomic window of Candidatus Tumulicola sp.:
- a CDS encoding DegT/DnrJ/EryC1/StrS family aminotransferase: protein MNSQSPIPLIDLKAQYAQIRAEVTGAMERVLTNTAFVMGQDVADFEREFAQYTGTRQCVGVASGTSALKLGMQALGIGPGDEVILPANTYIACAFAVSHVGARVVLVDSGPDHLIDVAQIEAAITPRTKAILAVHLYGQPADMDAILQIARSHGLLVIEDASQAHGGTYAGAPLGSFGDVAAFSFYPGKNLGAYGDGGAVCTSNEAAAEQVRLLRDLGQRRKHVHEIVGENCRLDTLQAAVLRVKLRHLDGWNALRRTAAARYDARLQDAGFPAARSRAEHVFQYYVVSVLERDRVIADLKELGIHTGINHPTPIHLQPAYADLGAPEGRFPQAEWACKTVLSLPMFPEIAEEQIERVSDALLRCARPARSHV, encoded by the coding sequence ATGAACTCTCAGTCTCCGATTCCACTCATCGATCTCAAGGCACAGTATGCCCAGATTCGCGCCGAGGTCACCGGCGCGATGGAACGCGTCCTGACGAACACGGCGTTTGTCATGGGTCAAGACGTCGCAGATTTCGAGCGCGAGTTCGCGCAATACACGGGCACGAGGCAGTGCGTCGGCGTGGCCTCGGGAACGAGCGCCCTGAAGCTCGGGATGCAAGCGCTCGGAATCGGTCCCGGTGACGAGGTCATCCTTCCGGCGAACACCTACATCGCGTGCGCGTTCGCCGTTTCGCATGTGGGAGCCAGGGTCGTACTCGTCGATTCGGGGCCAGATCATTTAATCGACGTCGCACAGATCGAAGCGGCGATCACGCCGCGCACCAAAGCTATCTTGGCCGTGCACTTGTATGGGCAGCCCGCCGATATGGACGCGATTCTGCAGATCGCGCGCAGTCACGGATTGTTGGTCATCGAAGATGCGAGCCAGGCGCACGGCGGAACGTATGCGGGGGCGCCGCTCGGTTCGTTCGGGGACGTCGCGGCGTTCAGTTTCTATCCCGGCAAGAATCTCGGCGCGTACGGCGACGGCGGTGCGGTTTGCACTTCCAACGAAGCCGCTGCCGAGCAAGTGCGGCTGCTGCGTGATTTGGGGCAGCGGCGCAAACACGTTCATGAAATCGTTGGTGAAAACTGCCGCCTCGACACACTCCAAGCCGCGGTCCTGCGGGTGAAGCTGCGCCACCTCGACGGTTGGAACGCGCTTCGGCGCACTGCCGCCGCGCGCTACGATGCGCGTCTGCAAGACGCCGGTTTTCCAGCCGCTCGCTCGCGCGCGGAACACGTATTCCAGTATTACGTGGTCTCGGTGCTCGAGCGCGATCGGGTCATCGCGGATTTGAAAGAGCTCGGCATTCATACCGGCATCAATCATCCGACGCCAATTCATCTGCAGCCGGCGTATGCCGATCTGGGCGCGCCCGAGGGTCGCTTTCCGCAAGCCGAATGGGCCTGCAAAACCGTGTTGTCGCTGCCGATGTTTCCCGAGATCGCGGAGGAGCAGATCGAGCGCGTTTCCGACGCGCTCCTACGCTGTGCTCGACCGGCGCGTAGCCATGTCTGA
- a CDS encoding Gfo/Idh/MocA family oxidoreductase: MSEPLRLGLIGCGHWGKNYAAAIAGMDDVVLAWCADTSEAARERARAFNPSVRLTADLHELLAAPDCDGVIIAAPPQQHAAVAHAAIAARKPVLVEKPLATTVAAARDLAAAARAAGIVAVSGHVYLFHPVVVEIVDRIRAGATGRLRFMSASRAFTRLASSDDRPDVDALWDLAPNDLAMFVAFAGTLPQGVFCARSAFFRPDLADAAFAILEFPEGLTAELRVSWDYPRRERLVTVVGANEALWFDDDAQTKLLSYAGPPVDLAGRQGVPVSCSSVPSLSMQIRHFVDVIRTGEPTRAPFEFGVDIVRILEALSRSADVGAAVSLS; the protein is encoded by the coding sequence ATGTCTGAGCCGCTTCGTCTGGGCCTGATCGGATGCGGGCATTGGGGTAAAAACTATGCCGCGGCGATCGCCGGTATGGACGACGTCGTGCTCGCGTGGTGCGCCGACACATCCGAAGCAGCGCGAGAACGCGCGCGGGCTTTCAACCCCAGCGTCAGGCTTACGGCCGATCTGCACGAGCTGCTCGCCGCTCCCGACTGCGACGGTGTCATCATCGCCGCTCCCCCGCAACAGCACGCCGCCGTCGCGCACGCAGCTATTGCCGCACGCAAGCCCGTTTTGGTCGAGAAGCCGCTAGCGACGACGGTTGCCGCCGCCCGAGATTTGGCCGCCGCGGCTCGCGCTGCCGGTATCGTGGCGGTCTCCGGACACGTCTATCTCTTTCACCCGGTCGTCGTAGAGATCGTGGACCGAATCCGCGCCGGAGCAACCGGCCGGCTCCGCTTTATGAGCGCGTCGCGCGCGTTCACGCGCTTGGCGTCGAGCGACGATCGCCCCGATGTCGACGCGCTCTGGGATTTGGCGCCCAACGATCTCGCGATGTTCGTTGCGTTCGCGGGGACGCTGCCGCAGGGCGTCTTTTGCGCGCGTAGCGCATTCTTTCGTCCGGACCTCGCCGACGCGGCCTTCGCTATTCTCGAGTTCCCTGAAGGTTTAACCGCGGAGTTACGCGTGTCGTGGGACTATCCGCGACGCGAGCGGCTGGTGACCGTCGTCGGCGCGAACGAAGCGCTCTGGTTCGACGACGATGCCCAAACGAAGCTGTTATCGTATGCCGGTCCTCCGGTCGACCTTGCGGGTCGACAAGGCGTACCGGTATCGTGCTCCAGCGTTCCGTCGCTTTCCATGCAGATCCGTCACTTCGTCGATGTCATCCGCACGGGCGAGCCGACACGGGCGCCGTTCGAATTCGGCGTCGACATCGTCCGCATTCTCGAAGCGCTGTCGCGCTCCGCAGACGTCGGAGCGGCAGTTAGCCTTTCGTAA